In Quercus lobata isolate SW786 chromosome 12, ValleyOak3.0 Primary Assembly, whole genome shotgun sequence, a genomic segment contains:
- the LOC115970701 gene encoding L-type lectin-domain containing receptor kinase IX.1-like → MFPLYFFLLVLPTVSSVYFQITRFEPDPSNILYLGDAMVTLGAIEMNRVNRVTRVGQAIYAKGVPLWDPDTGKLTDFSTHFSFLIDTQGRKKYGHGLAFFLAPVGFEIPTNSAGGFLGLFNTSTAESLAQSQIVLVEFDSFTDPDWDPPVEHVGINNNTIASAVYTPWNASLHSGDTADVWIIYNSSTKNLSVTWKYQTTSNALENTSLFYEIDLMKVLPQWVKVGFSATTGLYLERHTLQSWEFSSSLDIKETNGKNAKTKRFVVGLAVSGGVLIVGAIFAFVILLIWKGKKKEVVETVNLASINDELEGRVGPRRFSYRDLVSATNNFSNEKKLGQGGFGAVYKGYLTDSDMLVAVKKISGGSKQGKKEYITEVKTISQLRHRNLVKLIGRCHERDEFLLVYEFMPNGSLDYHLFGKRSPLTWMVRYKIALGLGSALLYLHEEWEQCVLHRDIKSSNVMLDSDFNVKLGDFGLARLMDHELAPRTTGLAGTIGYLAPEYIRTGRASKESDVYSFGIVALEIVTGRRSIDRVGTNSELMLVERIWNLYGRGDLLLAVDGMLQTNFDEKQVECMLVVGLWCAHPDQNMRPSIRQAIQVLKFDARMPNLPPQMPIPMYHVPTPLICSGAPSITTSLQQGR, encoded by the coding sequence ATGTTTCCTCTTTACTTCTTCCTTCTAGTTCTTCCCACTGTTTCTTCAGTTTATTTCCAAATAACTCGCTTTGAGCCTGATCCCTCCAACATACTATATCTAGGTGATGCAATGGTAACACTAGGAGCCATTGAAATGAACAGAGTTAATCGTGTAACCCGAGTTGGTCAGGCAATCTATGCTAAGGGGGTGCCGCTTTGGGACCCTGATACAGGAAAGCTCACTGACTTCAGTACACATTTCTCCTTCCTTATCGACACCCAAGGCAGGAAAAAATACGGTCATGGGCTAGCATTCTTCCTAGCTCCTGTTGGGTTCGAAATCCCGACAAATTCAGCTGGGGGATTTCTAGGCCTATTCAACACCTCAACCGCTGAATCATTAGCTCAGAGCCAAATTGTTCTAGTTGAGTTCGACTCTTTCACAGACCCCGACTGGGATCCTCCGGTTGAGCATGTCGGGATTAACAACAATACAATTGCTTCTGCTGTTTACACCCCTTGGAATGCCAGCTTACACAGTGGAGATACTGCTGATGTATGGATTATCTACAATTCTTCTACTAAAAATTTAAGTGTCACTTGGAAATACCAAACAACCTCTAACGCTCTGGAGAATACTAGTCTTTTTTATGAAATTGATCTGATGAAAGTTCTCCCACAATGGGTCAAAGTTGGATTTTCAGCTACAACAGGTTTGTATTTAGAGCGACATACACTTCAGTCATGGGAATTCAGTTCAAGTTTGGATATAAAGGAAACAAATGGAAAGAATGCGAAAACTAAAAGATTTGTGGTTGGTCTAGCAGTCTCAGGTGGTGTACTGATAGTTGGGGCAATTTTTGCATTTGTCATATTGTTGATatggaaaggaaagaaaaaggaagtagTAGAGACAGTAAATTTAGCATCAATAAATGATGAACTTGAGGGAAGAGTAGGACCAAGAAGGTTTTCTTACAGAGATCTTGTTTCAGCCACCAACAATTTCTCGAATGAGAAGAAGTTGGGTCAAGGAGGGTTTGGTGCCGTTTACAAGGGGTACTTAACTGATTCAGATATGCTAGTTGCTGTGAAGAAAATCTCGGGAGGGTCCAAGCAGGGGAAGAAAGAGTACATAACTGAGGTGAAGACTATTAGCCAACTGAGGCATCGAAATTTGGTGAAACTAATAGGAAGGTGTCATGAAAGAGATGAGTTCCTACTTGTCTACGAGTTTATGCCAAATGGTAGCCTTGATTATCACCTCTTTGGCAAGAGGAGTCCTCTCACATGGATGGTGAGATACAAGATAGCTCTTGGGTTGGGCTCTGCATTGCTTTATCTTCATGAAGAGTGGGAGCAATGCGTGTTACACCGAGATATCAAATCGAGCAATGTCATGCTTGATTCCGATTTCAATGTCAAGCTTGGTGACTTTGGGCTAGCTCGGCTTATGGACCATGAGTTAGCTCCCAGAACAACTGGATTGGCTGGAACTATAGGATACTTGGCTCCAGAATATATACGCACAGGTAGGGCTAGTAAAGAATCAGATGTATATAGCTTTGGAATAGTTGCCCTAGAAATTGTTACTGGAAGAAGGTCAATTGATCGAGTGGGAACGAATTCTGAATTGATGTTGGTAGAGCGGATTTGGAATTTATATGGAAGAGGAGATCTTCTTTTGGCTGTTGATGGGATGTTACAGAcaaattttgatgaaaaacaGGTAGAGTGTATGTTGGTGGTTGGACTTTGGTGTGCTCACCCTGATCAAAATATGAGACCATCCATAAGGCAAGCCATTCAAGTTCTTAAATTTGATGCAAGAATGCCAAATCTTCCACCGCAAATGCCTATTCCTATGTATCATGTACCTACACCGTTAATCTGCTCTGGTGCACCTTCCATAACTACAAGTCTTCAACAAGGTCGTTAA
- the LOC115970438 gene encoding uncharacterized protein LOC115970438, whose product MSLLSWNCRGLGNLQTVNALKKVIRLEDPNLVFLMETKSNEEWVKIVRNQCGFKDSFIVPSDGLKGGLALFWKSDIKVDVLDSSLSFIDALIEGGERIGCWHLSGFYGHPETALRMDSWRLLNSFRDSSQLPWLVIGDFNEIRCQAKKEGGASRPVQQMARNKLEVWNVSEYGHVGKKIAGLQKRLEGLEMQASSPSVIKDLRDTRVELNCWLDKEDAMWKQRARLNWFQEGDRNTRFFHAKASARFQKNLIEGVLDANEVWQVDQGEIEKAFIDYYSELFTSSAPSDFTEILEAIQPRVTHSMNSMLVKEFQAGEVHNALKQMYPLKAPGPDGMPPLFFQKFWSIVGGVVTKTVLDFLNLGITPPKFNETHIVLVPKTESPKRVTEYRPISLCNVIYKLASKTLANRLKKILPSIISDTQSAFVNGRLITDNVLVAFEAMHQINLKKSGTKGEMALKLDMSKAYDRVEWACLEKIMEKLGFHSRWRSLMMQCISSVTYAVRVNGKPSGHIIPSRGLRQGDPLSPYLFLICAEGLSALIKKATADGLLEGVSKVLRTYEQASGQQLNRAKTSLFFSPNTVQEIQEEIKVRFGAQVIRQHEKYLGLPSLVGRNKKNTFKEVKTKLAKKLAGWKEKLLSKAGKEVLIKAVAQAIPTYTMSCFKIPDSLCDEMTSIIRNFWWGQCKEERKMAWISWEKLCAPKACGGMGFKQLKEFNLAMLAKQGWRLQSGSDSLLYRVFKAKYFPMCEFVDACLGKNPSFIWRSILAAQAIVQNGKRWLVGNGHSIRIRKDKWVPSPSTYKVFSPVSRLPEDSQVATLIDEASGAWNNDLVRQIFLPHEADLICSIALSANLPEDKQVWALTHNGLFSVHSAYKLAMEMSLKGPVGGVSDGSQLRRFWKQLWSCNVPHKIRHFAWRACKDVLPTKENLVRRKVLLDNVYDECRMEEESSAHLFWRCQRAAEIWHNSALFQGSRSCHFGSFMDLLWYVVMIAQWDHRRVEKLIVIAWALWSNRNECRNGGVKKSSQTLVHDALEYLCAYQACIQVTNSKQPAGAAVWTPPSPARYKINVDGAVFKEQKSAGVGIIIRDDAGQLIGAYSKKIKAPLGAIEVEAKAVEMGL is encoded by the exons ATGAGTCTCCTAAGTTGGAACTGtcgagggcttgggaaccttCAGACAGTTAATGCCTTGAAAAAGGTTATTAGGTTAGAAGATCCCAATCTGGTGTTCTTGATGGAAACAAAGTCGAATGAAGAGTGGGTAAAAATTGTTCGTAATCAATGTGGTTTTAAAGATAGTTTTATTGTTCCTAGTGATGGTTTGAAGGGAGGGTTAGCTTTATTTTGGAAATCTGATATCAAAGTGGATGTTCTGGATTCTTCGCTATCCTTTATTGATGCTTTGATTGAGGGGGGTGAAAGAATCGGATGTTGGCATTTGTCAGGTTTCTATGGTCATCCTGAGACTGCACTAAGGATGGATTCATGGAGATTGCTTAATTCCTTTAGGGATAGCTCACAGTTGCCATGGCTTGTGATTGGAGATTTCAATGAAATCAGGTGTCAAGCAAAGAAGGAGGGAGGGGCTTCTAGGCCAGTACAGCAAATGGCCAG AAACAAGCTGGAGGTGTGGAATGTGAGTGAGTATGGGCATGTGGGAAAGAAGATAGCTGGTTTACAAAAACGCCTAGAAGGGTTGGAGATGCAAGCTTCATCACCTTCGGTTATAAAAGACTTAAGAGATACTAGAGTGGAATTGAATTGTTGGCTTGACAAAGAAGATGCCATGTGGAAACAGAGGGCTCGGCTGAACTGGTTTCAGGAGGGTGACAGAAATACCCGCTTCTTTCATGCTAAGGCCTCAGCAAGGTTTCAAAAGAACTTAATTGAGGGGGTTTTAGATGCTAATGAGGTGTGGCAGGTTGACCAAGGGGAGATTGAGAAGGCGTTTATTGACTACTACTCTGAGTTGTTCACCTCCTCAGCACCATCAGATTTCACTGAAATCCTAGAGGCTATTCAACCTAGAGTAACTCATTCAATGAATTCCATGCTGGTGAAGGAGTTCCAGGCAGGTGAAGTGCACAACGCCCTAAAACAGATGTATCCTTTAAAAGCCCCAGGTCCGGATGGTATGCCCCctctttttttccaaaaattctgGTCTATTGTAGGTGGTGTAGTAACTAAGACAGTATTGGATTTCCTTAATTTAGGCATTACCccgccaaaatttaatgaaacaCATATTGTTTTGGTTCCTAAAACTGAATCACCTAAAAGAGTAACTGAGTATAGACCAATCAGTCTCTGTAATGTTATTTACAAACTGGCATCTAAAACTCTAGCCAACAGACTTAAAAAAATCCTCCCATCTATTATCAGTGATACCCAGAGTGCTTTTGTGAATGGTAGATTGATTACTGATAATGTTTTAGTAGCTTTTGAGGCAATGCACCAGATTAATTTGAAGAAATCAGGAACTAAAGGTGAGATGGCTCTCAAGCTAGACATGAGCAAGGCATATGACAGGGTGGAATGGGCATGCCTAGAGAAGATAATGGAGAAATTGGGGTTTCATTCAAGATGGAGGAGCCTGATGATGCAATGCATCTCTTCAGTCACCTATGCTGTACGGGTCAATGGTAAACCTAGTGGCCATATTATTCCCTCTAGAGGACTCCGCCAAGGTGATCCACTCTCcccatatttatttttgatttgtgCAGAAGGCCTTTCTGCGTTGATTAAAAAAGCTACAGCTGATGGTTTGCTGGAAGGTGTTTCT AAAGTACTGAGAACGTATGAGCAAGCTTCTGGCCAACAGCTGAACCGTGCCAAAACTTCTCTGTTTTTCAGTCCTAACACAGTACAGGAGATCCAGGAAGAGATTAAAGTGCGATTTGGTGCTCAAGTCATTCGGCAGCATGAGAAGTATCTGGGCCTCCCTTCTTTGGTAGgaagaaataagaagaataCTTTCAAGGAAGTCAAAACAAAACTGGCCAAAAAATTGGCTGGGTGGAAGGAAAAGCTATTGTCTAAAGCTGGGAAGGAAGTTTTGATAAAAGCGGTAGCACAAGCTATTCCGACGTATACTATGAGCTGCTTTAAAATTCCTGATTCCCTTTGTGATGAGATGACAAGTAttattaggaatttttggtgggggcaaTGTAAGGAGGAGAGGAAAATGGCATGGATTAGTTGGGAGAAACTTTGTGCTCCAAAGGCTTGTGGGGGAATGGGTTTCAAACAACTGAAGGAATTTAATTTGGCCATGTTAGCTAAACAAGGGTGGCGACTCCAGTCTGGGAGTGATTCTCTATTATATAGAGTATTTAAGGCCAAATATTTTCCAATGTGTGAATTTGTGGATGCATGTCTTGGAAAAAATCCTTCATTTATTTGGAGGAGTATTTTGGCGGCTCAAGCAATTGTCCAAAATGGCAAAAGGTGGCTGGTGGGGAATGGTCATAGCATAAGGATTAGGAAGGATAAATGGGTGCCATCCCCCTCAACTTATAAGGTTTTTTCTCCTGTCTCTAGACTACCTGAGGACTCTCAGGTTGCAACCCTTATTGATGAAGCTTCTGGTGCATGGAATAATGACTTGGTGCGGCAAATTTTCCTTCCTCATGAAGCTGACTTGATCTGTAGCATTGCTCTAAGCGCGAATCTGCCAGAGGATAAGCAAGTCTGGGCTTTAACGCACAATGGACTCTTTAGTGTCCATAGTGCATATAAGTTGGCCATGGAGATGAGCTTAAAGGGACCGGTGGGTGGTGTGTCTGATGGTAGTCAGTTAAGAAGGTTTTGGAAGCAACTATGGAGTTGTAATGTTCCACACAAGATTCGCCACTTCGCTTGGAGGGCCTGCAAAGATGTTCTACCCACGAAGGAGAATCTGGTCAGGCGCAAAGTGCTGTTGGACAATGTCTATGATGAGTGTCGCATGGAGGAAGAGTCTTCAGCCCATCTGTTCTGGCGGTGTCAACGTGCTGCTGAAATATGGCACAATTCCGCTCTGTTTCAGGGCTCTAGGAGTTGCCATTTTGGGTCGTTCATGGACTTGCTCTGGTATGTGGTGATGATAGCTCAGTGGGATCACAGAAGGGTGGAAAAACTGATTGTGATAGCCTGGGCATTGTGGTCGAACCGGAATGAATGCAGGAATGGTGGTGTGAAAAAGTCAAGTCAGACCTTAGTGCATGATGCGTTGGAGTATTTATGTGCTTACCAGGCTTGTATACAGGTCACGAATTCGAAGCAGCCAGCTGGAGCAGCAGTGTGGACGCCTCCCTCTCCAGCTCGTTACAAAATAAATGTAGATGGGGCTGTGTTCAAAGAGCAGAAATCGGCAGGGGTGGGGATTATCATTCGCGATGATGCAGGTCAGCTGATTGGAGCCtacagtaaaaaaattaaagctccTCTGGGTGCCATTGAGGTTGAAGCTAAGGCGGTTGAGATGGGTCTTTAA